A portion of the Cellulophaga algicola DSM 14237 genome contains these proteins:
- a CDS encoding endonuclease/exonuclease/phosphatase family protein, with translation MFLLGYLFGRNKRALFSFFVLLVSYVSLSSFFKLRFSNPTDTTADLSVMTFNVRSFNKNMNIKNTAVFEETLELITTEDPDIICFQEFYYKKQKDFKNYKYMYLEYIKNPGKVKLGFYSKYPIINKGLINFPESPNNAAFVDIVVKNDTVRVYNLHLESLRVIPDKDIIAQEESKKLYRRLTNSFKKQQQQAQIIKEHKDKSPYRAIICGDFNGTQYSNVYKTIRGDMQDTFQEKGSGYGRTYNFRYYPVRIDFILVEDSFNVLSHKNYNVKLSDHFPVMTSFNF, from the coding sequence TTGTTTTTATTAGGTTACCTCTTTGGGAGAAACAAAAGAGCATTATTTTCTTTCTTTGTACTGCTAGTTAGTTATGTATCCTTAAGTTCTTTTTTTAAACTTCGTTTTTCTAATCCTACGGATACCACTGCAGATTTATCTGTAATGACGTTTAATGTTCGTAGTTTTAATAAAAATATGAATATAAAAAACACCGCAGTTTTTGAAGAAACTTTGGAGCTTATAACTACAGAAGATCCCGATATTATTTGTTTTCAAGAGTTTTATTACAAAAAGCAGAAAGATTTTAAGAACTATAAATACATGTATTTAGAGTATATAAAAAATCCTGGGAAAGTAAAACTTGGTTTCTATTCTAAATACCCTATTATCAATAAAGGTTTAATTAATTTTCCAGAAAGTCCTAATAATGCAGCTTTCGTAGATATAGTGGTTAAAAACGATACTGTGCGGGTTTATAATCTTCATTTAGAGTCTTTACGTGTAATCCCAGATAAAGATATTATTGCCCAAGAAGAGTCTAAGAAGCTGTATAGGAGGCTTACTAATTCATTTAAGAAACAACAACAGCAGGCACAGATAATAAAAGAACATAAAGATAAATCTCCTTATAGAGCCATAATCTGTGGAGATTTTAATGGCACGCAATATTCTAATGTCTATAAAACTATTCGAGGAGACATGCAGGATACCTTTCAAGAGAAAGGCTCTGGATATGGGAGAACATATAATTTTAGATACTACCCCGTTCGTATAGATTTTATTTTAGTGGAGGATAGTTTTAACGTGTTGTCGCATAAGAATTACAACGTAAAATTGTCAGATCATTTTCCTGTAATGACCTCATTCAATTTCTAA
- a CDS encoding DUF6122 family protein has protein sequence MLRFLIHYGIHFIIPIAIGFIFFKKEDRARAIIILLAAILIDVDHLFAARIFDPNRCSINFHFLHQYWAIVFYFGLLFFKKTRIFGITLLLHMLADTTDCYLMQLEIE, from the coding sequence ATGCTTAGGTTTTTAATCCATTACGGAATTCATTTTATAATACCTATTGCCATAGGGTTTATTTTTTTTAAGAAAGAAGATAGAGCTCGTGCTATCATCATACTCTTAGCGGCTATTTTAATTGATGTAGATCATCTATTTGCTGCACGAATTTTTGATCCTAATAGGTGTAGCATCAACTTTCATTTTTTGCATCAATATTGGGCTATCGTTTTTTATTTTGGATTACTGTTCTTTAAAAAGACGAGAATTTTCGGTATTACACTCTTGCTGCATATGCTTGCAGATACTACAGACTGTTATTTAATGCAATTAGAAATTGAATGA
- a CDS encoding WbqC family protein, producing MKVIMHPGYFLNLTNFAVIAQKEIIWEVSGNYQKQSFRNRCNIANDRGFHTLSIPIKHSGKNKGTNAYAEVLIDNKYAWQRQHWRTLQTAYRTSPFFEFYEDEISVLYTNTFDSLLEFNLKTIEIICDCLQLEMPTTHTSVFHKTVDSHHIDARALISAKNNVKINLEPYVQVFGDRNGFIENLSILDLLFNEGTNALTYLEHIAIDFLDA from the coding sequence ATGAAGGTTATAATGCATCCAGGTTATTTTCTTAACCTGACCAATTTTGCGGTTATTGCTCAGAAAGAAATTATTTGGGAGGTATCTGGCAATTACCAAAAGCAGAGTTTCAGAAATCGTTGCAATATAGCTAATGACCGAGGTTTTCATACCTTAAGTATTCCTATAAAACACAGCGGAAAAAATAAAGGAACAAATGCATATGCAGAGGTATTAATTGATAATAAGTATGCTTGGCAACGCCAACATTGGCGAACCCTACAAACAGCTTATAGAACATCTCCATTCTTTGAATTTTATGAAGATGAAATCTCCGTATTGTACACCAATACATTTGATTCTTTGTTAGAATTTAATCTTAAAACAATCGAGATTATTTGCGACTGTTTGCAATTAGAGATGCCCACCACACATACAAGTGTATTTCATAAAACAGTTGACAGCCACCACATAGATGCTCGTGCTTTAATTAGTGCTAAAAACAATGTGAAAATAAATTTAGAACCTTATGTACAAGTTTTTGGTGACAGAAATGGTTTTATAGAAAATTTAAGTATTCTAGATTTACTTTTTAATGAAGGCACCAATGCTTTAACGTATTTAGAGCATATTGCTATTGACTTTTTAGATGCTTAG
- the lepB gene encoding signal peptidase I has translation MNGTQWLIFILIIQVIHFLGTWKLYIKAGRKGWEAAIPVYNAIVLMKIINRPKWWVVLLFIPIINLLMFPVIWVETIRSFGKNSLLDTWLVLLTLGFYTYYVNYALDVTYIENRSLQPKTVAGEWVSSIVFAVVAASIVHTYFVQPYVIPTASLEKTLLVGDFLFVSKFHYGARTPMTTIAAPMVHDTLPVIGTKSYLTKPQLPYFRLPGFKKVKKNDIVVFSWPADTVYQFFKKDKGVIKPVDKKSNYVKRCVGTPGDSLSVINGDVFINGKKLVLSDRAKPQFYHTVIADKEIDNTIIELAGGMQNYAGGIIRIAKEALLQDKAEEILKTRTSLEFIKSDATYNYYTGNFSANNVASFLKAENVKNMALFNMTDAEAAALVGKSGITEVLRFSEHNPSTAVFPQNKNLEGTVDNFGPVYLPEKGQTVKLTLENLPYYKKIIRDYEHHTLSASGNQISIDGTVTNQYTFSQGYYWMMGDNRHRSEDSRIWGYVPEDHIVGTPIFIWMSIDHFTEGFKNWNVRWERVFTTVSGDGEPTSYFKYFLILLVAYFGFDFYRKKKKAKKE, from the coding sequence ATGAACGGAACGCAGTGGTTAATATTCATACTAATTATTCAAGTAATTCATTTTTTAGGAACTTGGAAATTATATATTAAAGCCGGAAGAAAAGGTTGGGAAGCAGCAATACCTGTATATAATGCAATCGTATTGATGAAAATCATCAACCGCCCAAAGTGGTGGGTAGTTTTGCTATTCATTCCTATCATTAATCTTTTAATGTTTCCTGTAATATGGGTAGAGACTATCCGTAGTTTTGGTAAAAACTCTTTACTAGATACTTGGTTAGTATTACTTACTTTAGGTTTTTATACCTACTATGTCAATTACGCTCTAGACGTAACTTATATTGAAAACAGAAGCTTGCAACCAAAAACGGTAGCTGGCGAATGGGTTAGCTCTATCGTATTTGCTGTCGTAGCCGCTAGTATTGTGCATACTTATTTTGTACAGCCCTATGTAATCCCTACGGCTTCCTTAGAAAAAACATTACTGGTGGGTGATTTTCTATTTGTAAGTAAATTCCATTATGGCGCAAGAACCCCTATGACGACTATTGCAGCTCCAATGGTACATGATACCCTTCCTGTGATAGGCACCAAATCCTATCTAACTAAACCACAATTACCATATTTTAGACTACCTGGTTTTAAAAAGGTAAAAAAGAATGATATTGTTGTGTTTAGCTGGCCTGCAGATACGGTATATCAATTTTTCAAAAAGGACAAGGGTGTTATAAAGCCTGTTGATAAAAAATCTAATTATGTAAAGCGTTGTGTAGGTACTCCTGGAGATTCACTTTCTGTCATAAATGGCGATGTATTTATCAATGGAAAAAAATTGGTACTCTCAGATAGAGCAAAACCACAATTTTACCATACCGTAATTGCGGATAAAGAAATTGACAATACTATAATTGAATTAGCGGGCGGAATGCAAAATTACGCAGGTGGAATTATTAGAATCGCTAAAGAAGCTTTATTACAAGATAAAGCAGAAGAAATCTTAAAGACTAGAACTTCTCTTGAATTTATAAAGTCTGATGCTACCTACAATTACTACACAGGTAACTTTTCTGCCAACAATGTCGCTTCATTCCTGAAAGCAGAGAATGTAAAGAATATGGCATTGTTTAATATGACCGATGCTGAAGCAGCTGCTCTAGTAGGCAAATCTGGCATTACAGAAGTACTTCGTTTTAGCGAACATAATCCAAGTACAGCTGTTTTCCCTCAGAATAAAAACTTAGAAGGCACAGTAGATAATTTTGGACCAGTGTACTTGCCTGAAAAAGGACAAACGGTAAAGCTTACGCTTGAAAATTTACCGTATTATAAAAAAATCATCCGTGATTACGAACATCATACGCTTAGTGCTTCTGGCAATCAGATTAGCATTGATGGCACTGTTACCAACCAATACACCTTCAGTCAAGGCTATTATTGGATGATGGGAGACAACAGACACCGATCTGAAGATAGTAGAATTTGGGGATATGTTCCTGAAGACCATATAGTAGGTACGCCTATATTCATCTGGATGAGTATTGATCACTTTACAGAAGGATTTAAAAACTGGAATGTTCGTTGGGAACGCGTGTTCACAACCGTGAGTGGTGATGGTGAACCTACCTCCTATTTCAAATATTTCTTGATCCTTTTAGTAGCTTATTTCGGTTTTGATTTTTATAGAAAAAAGAAGAAAGCTAAAAAAGAATAA
- the dapB gene encoding 4-hydroxy-tetrahydrodipicolinate reductase, which translates to MRIALFGYGKMGKMIASLALKRNHTIVAKIDADDTEIDFSTIDVAIDFSQPSAAFNNIKRCLENHTPIISGTTGWLDHYEDAVILCNENNGAFIYASNFSLGVNLFFELNDYLAKMMANLRDYHVSLEEIHHTQKLDAPSGTAITLAESIIKNTSYKSWELDATKEHVLPIKAIREATVPGTHSVTYESHVDSIEIKHTAHNREGFALGALTAAEWIVGKHGVFSMKDVLHID; encoded by the coding sequence ATGAGAATTGCACTGTTTGGTTATGGGAAAATGGGAAAAATGATAGCGTCTTTGGCTCTAAAAAGAAACCACACCATAGTAGCAAAAATAGATGCTGATGATACAGAAATTGATTTTTCTACTATTGATGTCGCTATAGACTTTAGTCAGCCTTCCGCAGCATTTAATAATATAAAAAGATGCTTAGAAAACCATACGCCCATTATTAGTGGTACCACTGGTTGGCTAGACCATTATGAAGATGCGGTTATTTTATGTAATGAAAATAATGGCGCCTTTATCTATGCATCAAACTTTAGCTTAGGAGTAAATTTATTTTTTGAGCTGAATGACTATTTAGCCAAAATGATGGCAAATCTTAGAGATTACCATGTTTCTTTAGAAGAAATACATCATACTCAAAAATTAGATGCCCCAAGCGGTACGGCAATTACTTTAGCAGAAAGTATTATCAAAAATACCTCTTATAAAAGCTGGGAACTAGATGCTACTAAAGAGCACGTATTACCTATAAAAGCTATTAGAGAAGCTACTGTTCCTGGAACACACAGTGTAACCTACGAAAGCCATGTAGATAGCATAGAAATTAAACACACAGCACATAATAGAGAAGGTTTTGCGTTAGGTGCTTTAACAGCCGCAGAATGGATTGTTGGTAAACACGGCGTCTTCTCTATGAAAGACGTACTACACATTGATTAA
- a CDS encoding DUF5683 domain-containing protein, whose translation MVNKIIFFILFFVGFTCVTFAQEEEKTVQKEDKQLDSIQTNLKSQGIVVQDSVFKKRIEINPLAPAKAAFYSAIIPGLGQVYNKRYWKVPIVYAALGASIYAYDFNNKSYKRFRTAFKSRQAGFTNDEFPEFDIGDLQNAQENYQRDRDLMVLVTIGLYVLNIIDANVDSHLKQFNVDDDLSVDFQPYLDYNEITAQPNYGMALTIKF comes from the coding sequence TTGGTGAATAAAATTATATTTTTTATACTGTTTTTTGTAGGCTTTACTTGTGTAACATTCGCACAAGAGGAGGAAAAAACTGTGCAAAAAGAAGACAAACAATTAGATAGCATACAAACCAACTTAAAAAGTCAGGGTATTGTTGTTCAGGACTCTGTTTTTAAAAAACGGATAGAAATAAACCCTTTAGCACCCGCTAAAGCAGCATTTTATTCTGCAATTATCCCTGGATTGGGTCAAGTCTATAACAAAAGATATTGGAAAGTACCTATTGTATATGCTGCATTAGGAGCCAGCATCTACGCATACGATTTTAACAACAAGAGTTACAAGCGTTTTAGAACGGCGTTTAAAAGCAGACAGGCTGGTTTCACGAATGACGAGTTTCCTGAATTTGACATTGGAGACTTACAAAATGCACAAGAAAATTACCAACGAGATCGCGATTTAATGGTTTTGGTTACTATTGGCTTATATGTATTAAATATTATTGATGCCAATGTAGACTCTCACTTAAAACAGTTTAATGTTGATGATGATTTAAGTGTAGATTTTCAACCTTATTTAGATTACAATGAAATTACCGCCCAACCAAATTATGGAATGGCACTAACAATAAAATTTTAA
- a CDS encoding ParB/RepB/Spo0J family partition protein, protein MAKATQKQVLGRGLSALLKDPENDIKTASDKNADKVVGNIVELDLVAIEVNPFQPRSNFNDEALHELASSIRELGVIQPITVRKLEFNKYQLVSGERRFRASKLIGLETIPAYIRIANDQESLEMALVENIQRQDLDPIEIALSYQRLIDEIQLTQEKMSERVGKKRSTITNYLRLLRLDPIIQTGIRDGFLSMGHGRALVNIDKKDDQLSLYEQIISENLSVRDTEKAVKEYQNPSTSQKETTPKTAKTPGFIENSLNDFNSYLSVKVEAKATDKGKGKLTIPFNSKEDFERIKKLILGE, encoded by the coding sequence ATGGCGAAAGCAACCCAAAAACAAGTATTAGGTAGAGGTCTATCTGCGTTATTAAAAGACCCTGAAAATGATATTAAAACTGCATCAGACAAAAATGCAGATAAAGTTGTTGGTAATATTGTAGAGTTAGATTTAGTGGCTATTGAGGTTAACCCCTTTCAACCACGTTCTAATTTTAACGATGAGGCTTTACATGAATTAGCTTCATCTATTAGAGAATTGGGCGTTATTCAGCCAATTACAGTACGTAAATTAGAATTTAACAAATACCAATTAGTATCTGGGGAACGAAGATTTAGAGCATCTAAATTAATAGGCTTAGAAACCATCCCTGCATACATCCGTATTGCTAACGATCAAGAATCCTTAGAAATGGCTTTGGTAGAGAATATCCAAAGGCAGGATTTAGACCCTATTGAAATTGCATTATCTTACCAACGTCTAATTGATGAAATACAATTAACGCAGGAAAAAATGAGTGAACGTGTTGGTAAAAAACGTTCTACAATTACCAATTATTTACGCTTATTACGATTAGACCCTATTATTCAAACCGGAATTAGAGATGGTTTTCTGAGTATGGGACACGGTAGAGCTCTTGTTAACATTGATAAAAAAGATGATCAGCTTTCATTATACGAGCAAATAATAAGCGAAAATCTATCTGTTCGCGATACCGAAAAAGCGGTAAAAGAATACCAAAACCCTAGTACCAGCCAAAAAGAAACCACCCCAAAAACAGCTAAAACTCCAGGCTTTATTGAAAATAGTTTGAATGATTTTAATTCATACTTATCGGTAAAGGTTGAAGCTAAAGCTACTGATAAAGGAAAAGGAAAATTAACAATCCCTTTTAATTCTAAGGAGGATTTTGAGCGTATTAAAAAATTAATTCTTGGTGAATAA
- a CDS encoding ParA family protein, whose translation MGKIIAIANQKGGVGKTTTTVNLAAALGVLEKKVLLIDADPQANATSGLGIDVDSIEIGTYQLLEHTKTAEEIIIETTSPNVDLIPAHIDLVAIEIELVDKEEREYMMKKSILSLKEKYDYILIDCAPSLGLLTLNALTAADSVIIPIQCEYFALEGLGKLLNTIKSIQRIHNPDLDIEGMLLTMYDSRLRLSNQVVEEVRKHFSEMVFDTIIQRNVRLSEAPSYGESIIKYDASSKGAENYLSLAQEVLNKNKEKV comes from the coding sequence ATGGGCAAAATAATAGCCATAGCAAATCAAAAAGGTGGTGTAGGCAAAACCACTACAACTGTAAATCTAGCCGCAGCCCTAGGCGTGCTAGAGAAAAAGGTACTTTTAATAGATGCTGATCCCCAAGCAAATGCAACATCTGGTTTAGGTATTGATGTTGACAGTATCGAAATAGGTACTTACCAACTATTAGAACATACGAAGACTGCAGAAGAAATTATCATTGAAACCACTTCTCCTAATGTAGATTTAATTCCGGCGCACATTGATTTAGTTGCGATTGAAATTGAATTGGTAGATAAGGAAGAGCGGGAGTATATGATGAAAAAAAGTATTTTGTCGCTTAAAGAAAAATACGATTATATCTTAATTGACTGTGCGCCGTCTTTAGGTTTACTTACGTTGAATGCTTTAACAGCTGCTGATTCTGTTATCATTCCTATTCAATGTGAATATTTTGCATTAGAAGGCCTAGGTAAGCTGTTAAATACGATTAAAAGCATACAACGTATTCACAATCCAGATTTAGATATTGAAGGAATGTTATTAACAATGTATGATTCTCGTTTACGACTTTCAAATCAAGTGGTAGAAGAGGTTCGCAAGCATTTTAGCGAAATGGTTTTTGACACCATCATCCAACGTAATGTTCGTTTGAGTGAAGCTCCTAGTTACGGAGAAAGTATAATAAAATATGATGCCTCAAGTAAAGGAGCAGAAAATTATTTGAGCTTAGCACAAGAAGTATTAAACAAAAACAAGGAGAAAGTATAA
- the scpA gene encoding methylmalonyl-CoA mutase encodes MNRKDLQHITLNTSSEDKKITTPSTFETAEGIDIKSSYSKEDLKNLEHLNFSAGIPPYLRGPYSTMYVLRPWTIRQYAGFSTAEESNAFYRRNLEAGQKGLSVAFDLPTHRGYDSDHERVVGDVGKAGVAIDSVEDMKILFDGIPLDKMSVSMTMNGAVLPILAFYIVAAQEQGVSLEQLSGTIQNDILKEFMVRNTYIYPPTPSMQIIADIFEYTSKKMPKFNSISISGYHMQEAGATADIELAYTLADGLEYIRTGLKSGLKIDEFAPRLSFFWGIGMNHFMEIAKLRAGRMLWAKLVKQFHPKTDKSLALRTHCQTSGWSLTEQDPFNNVARTTIEAMAAVLGGTQSLHTNALDEAIALPTDFSARIARNTQLYIQEETKVTKTVDPWAGSYYVEKLTNEIAEKAWTLLEEVEELGGMTKAIEAGIPKMRIEEAAAKKQARIDSNRDKIIGVNSYRLEKEDPLHILEVDNQEVRRQQLERLAQIRKDRNETKVAAALLKLTNAAIAKADAKTEDNETNKNLLALAVEAARERATLGEISDALEAVYNRHKAVIKTFTGVYSKEIQNNESFKKARELADIFAKKDGRRPRIMVAKMGQDGHDRGAKVVATSYADLGFDVDIGPLFQTPAEAAKQAVENDVHILGVSSLAAGHKTLVPQVLEELKKYGREDIMVVVGGVIPKQDYQFLYDAGAVAIYGPGTKISDAAIEILEILID; translated from the coding sequence ATGAATAGAAAAGACCTTCAACATATCACATTAAATACTTCTTCTGAAGATAAAAAAATAACAACTCCCAGTACATTCGAAACTGCGGAAGGAATTGATATAAAATCATCCTATAGCAAAGAAGACTTAAAAAATTTAGAACACTTAAATTTTTCAGCTGGTATCCCTCCTTATTTAAGAGGCCCTTATTCTACCATGTATGTTTTAAGGCCTTGGACGATTAGACAGTATGCAGGATTTTCTACTGCGGAAGAAAGTAATGCCTTTTACAGGCGTAATTTAGAAGCAGGCCAAAAAGGACTTTCTGTAGCTTTTGATTTACCTACCCACAGAGGATATGATAGTGACCATGAGCGTGTTGTTGGTGATGTTGGAAAAGCAGGTGTTGCCATTGATTCTGTAGAAGATATGAAAATTTTGTTTGACGGTATTCCCTTAGATAAAATGTCGGTTTCCATGACCATGAATGGAGCTGTTTTACCTATCCTGGCCTTCTATATTGTTGCGGCACAAGAACAAGGTGTTTCTTTGGAGCAATTATCTGGAACTATTCAAAATGATATTCTAAAGGAGTTTATGGTACGTAATACGTACATCTACCCTCCTACGCCCTCCATGCAAATTATTGCTGATATTTTTGAATATACAAGTAAGAAAATGCCGAAATTTAACAGCATTAGTATTTCTGGTTATCATATGCAAGAGGCCGGAGCTACTGCAGATATTGAATTAGCATATACTTTAGCAGACGGATTAGAATACATAAGAACCGGATTAAAATCTGGCCTTAAAATAGATGAATTTGCTCCTCGATTATCCTTCTTTTGGGGAATTGGAATGAATCATTTTATGGAAATTGCCAAATTAAGAGCTGGGAGAATGCTTTGGGCTAAATTGGTAAAACAATTTCACCCTAAAACAGATAAATCATTAGCACTACGTACCCATTGCCAAACTAGTGGCTGGAGTCTTACAGAACAAGATCCTTTTAATAATGTTGCCAGAACTACTATTGAAGCTATGGCTGCTGTTTTAGGTGGCACACAAAGCTTACATACCAACGCCTTAGATGAAGCAATTGCATTACCCACAGACTTCTCGGCAAGAATAGCAAGAAATACACAGCTTTATATTCAGGAAGAAACTAAGGTTACCAAAACGGTAGATCCTTGGGCAGGCAGTTATTATGTAGAAAAGCTAACCAATGAAATTGCAGAGAAAGCTTGGACCTTATTAGAAGAGGTTGAGGAATTAGGCGGAATGACCAAAGCTATTGAAGCGGGAATTCCGAAAATGCGTATTGAAGAAGCTGCGGCTAAAAAACAAGCTAGAATAGATAGCAATCGGGATAAAATAATTGGCGTTAATAGTTATCGCTTAGAAAAAGAAGATCCGCTTCATATCTTAGAAGTTGATAATCAAGAGGTACGAAGACAACAATTAGAACGCTTAGCACAAATTAGAAAAGATAGAAATGAAACTAAAGTAGCAGCTGCACTTTTAAAATTAACGAATGCGGCCATAGCAAAAGCAGATGCTAAAACCGAAGACAACGAAACGAATAAAAATTTATTAGCTTTAGCGGTAGAAGCAGCTAGAGAACGTGCTACATTGGGTGAAATTAGTGATGCTCTTGAAGCAGTTTATAACAGGCATAAAGCGGTAATTAAAACATTTACAGGCGTGTATTCTAAAGAGATTCAAAATAACGAAAGCTTTAAAAAAGCGCGGGAACTAGCTGATATTTTTGCAAAAAAAGACGGTAGAAGACCACGAATAATGGTCGCAAAAATGGGACAAGATGGCCATGACCGTGGAGCAAAAGTAGTTGCTACAAGTTATGCTGATCTTGGATTTGATGTAGATATAGGTCCATTATTCCAAACTCCAGCAGAAGCTGCCAAACAGGCTGTAGAAAACGATGTACACATTTTAGGAGTGTCTTCGTTGGCTGCAGGGCACAAAACATTAGTACCTCAAGTACTAGAAGAACTAAAAAAATACGGGCGTGAAGATATTATGGTGGTTGTTGGAGGTGTAATTCCAAAACAAGACTATCAATTTTTATATGATGCAGGGGCTGTTGCTATTTACGGGCCTGGAACCAAAATTAGTGATGCGGCTATTGAGATTTTAGAAATTTTAATAGATTAG
- a CDS encoding methylmalonyl-CoA mutase subunit beta translates to MSKSNLFSEFNDVSTQQWKQKIQFDLKGKDYNECVVWESLEGIKVKPFYNSEDTCIKNAIPTPLKPWSITQAIYAGHEEIANKKAIKALQKGAESILFTIPNEKVSIALLLKNIDPQQIVFYFDFQFISATYSTIANEFLSSVGAKFYFNVDIIHHLTTSGNWHTNSEEDFLQFDAVAANTNTLTLDATNYQNAGANLVQQLAYSLAHANEYLNRIPEANISSFSINFKIAIGSNYFFEIAKIRALRLLYKTLAAAYGAPENCHILAVTTKRNKTLYDYNSNMLRSTTECMSAILGSADAVCNLPYDVIYHKSNDFAERIARNQLIILKEESYFDKTNNPADGSYYIESLTKQLADKALELFKELEKGGGFLSQLKANTIQKKIKESAQKEQDLFDCKKLILVGTNKYESSLDKMKGDLELFPFAKNKPRKSSIEPIIERRLSEAIEQKRLENE, encoded by the coding sequence ATGAGTAAATCTAACCTTTTTAGTGAATTTAATGATGTTTCTACCCAACAGTGGAAGCAAAAAATTCAGTTTGATTTAAAAGGAAAAGATTACAACGAATGTGTAGTATGGGAATCTCTAGAAGGTATAAAAGTAAAACCTTTCTATAATTCTGAAGATACTTGTATTAAAAATGCTATCCCCACGCCTTTAAAACCTTGGAGTATTACGCAAGCAATTTATGCTGGTCATGAAGAAATAGCAAACAAAAAAGCTATAAAAGCACTACAAAAAGGAGCTGAGAGCATTTTATTTACCATTCCAAATGAAAAGGTATCTATAGCGCTACTCTTAAAAAACATCGATCCCCAACAGATCGTGTTTTATTTCGATTTTCAATTTATTTCTGCAACGTACAGTACTATAGCTAATGAATTTTTAAGTAGCGTAGGCGCCAAATTTTATTTTAATGTTGATATTATTCATCACCTTACAACATCTGGTAATTGGCATACAAATTCTGAAGAAGATTTTTTACAGTTTGATGCTGTTGCAGCTAACACAAACACATTAACACTGGATGCTACCAATTACCAAAATGCAGGAGCAAATCTTGTACAGCAATTAGCGTACAGTTTAGCCCATGCCAATGAATATCTAAATAGAATTCCAGAAGCGAACATCTCTAGTTTCAGCATCAATTTTAAAATAGCTATTGGCAGCAATTATTTTTTTGAAATTGCAAAAATTAGAGCCTTACGTTTACTCTACAAAACATTAGCAGCTGCGTATGGCGCTCCCGAAAATTGTCATATTTTGGCTGTTACTACGAAAAGAAATAAAACACTTTATGATTATAATTCCAATATGCTCCGCAGTACAACGGAATGCATGTCGGCCATATTAGGCAGTGCTGATGCAGTTTGCAATTTACCCTATGATGTTATTTATCATAAATCTAATGATTTTGCAGAACGTATTGCACGCAACCAATTAATTATACTCAAAGAAGAAAGTTATTTTGATAAAACTAACAACCCTGCAGACGGTTCATACTATATAGAAAGCTTAACAAAACAACTCGCCGATAAAGCACTAGAACTTTTTAAAGAACTAGAAAAAGGAGGCGGATTCTTAAGTCAGCTAAAAGCGAATACCATTCAGAAAAAAATTAAGGAAAGCGCGCAAAAAGAGCAAGATTTATTTGATTGTAAAAAATTGATTCTAGTAGGTACCAATAAATACGAATCTAGCTTAGACAAAATGAAAGGAGATTTAGAATTATTTCCTTTTGCTAAAAACAAGCCTAGAAAAAGCAGTATAGAACCAATTATCGAAAGAAGATTATCGGAAGCAATAGAACAAAAAAGGTTGGAAAATGAATAG
- a CDS encoding FtsB family cell division protein, producing MKIKELKKKKWFSIVTNMYVLVLTVFLIWMLFFDTNSYLIHLELKKEINKLEKTKEYLQNEIVKDKIIIEKLSNKDELKKFAREQYYLKRKNEEIYLIEYEDSLKTNEDE from the coding sequence ATGAAAATTAAGGAGTTAAAAAAGAAAAAATGGTTTTCTATTGTCACCAACATGTATGTATTGGTGCTTACTGTGTTTCTTATTTGGATGCTTTTTTTTGATACAAATTCTTATTTGATACATCTTGAGCTGAAAAAAGAAATTAATAAACTCGAGAAAACTAAAGAGTACTTGCAAAATGAAATAGTAAAGGATAAAATAATTATAGAAAAATTATCTAATAAAGACGAACTTAAAAAATTTGCAAGAGAGCAATACTATCTAAAAAGAAAAAACGAAGAGATCTATTTGATAGAATATGAAGATAGCTTAAAAACCAATGAAGATGAGTAA